The window CTTCATCCAAATGGGCTCTTTGGACTCCCTAGTAGATCTTCTGACAACTGCTGGTGGTATTGGTGTTGTTTCTGCTACTTGTGGTGCTATCTCCTGCATTGTCGCTTCCTGTGATGTTGCAACTTGTTCAGGTTCAGCACTTTCAGTGACTGATTCTTTAGGTTCAAGATTATCAATTGTATTAGGTGTGTTAGTTGTAGTAGTAGGTGTTTGGACTTCTTACACATCCTGACTTTGTACATTATTAGGCATGTCAAGAAACCAGGATTTCTCTGTGTCTAAGTTTGCAGCAAAAGAAAATTCTGATTCCTTGAAAACTACATCCCTACTCATAAACAATTATTTGCTATCCAATTCTAGTAATAGATAGCCTTTCTGTCACTCAGAATAGCCCATAAGAACTGCAGGTCTAGCTCTTTCAACAAACTTATCACCTTTGGGTATAGTGGTTGCATAACATAAGCATCCAATTACTCTCAAATGCTTCAGAGATGGAGACTTAGAGTATAGCATTTCATAGGGACTCTTTCCTTTGATGGCTACAGATGGTAGCCTATTAATCAAGTACACAACAGTTGTAACACAAATGCCCTAGTACTTAGTTGGCATTTTGGACTGAAACTTTAAAGCTCTTGCTACCTCTAATATATGTCTATGtttcctctccacaacaccattcTGTTGTGGAGTATGTGTGCAAATACTCTAATGTATTACACCTAGATCTTGCAAGAGCAATTTACATTAAGAATTAAAAAATTCTGTTCCATTGTCAGATCTTATTATCTTCACCATAGTCCCAAATTGATTTTTAATCATCAAGAGAAAGTTCTTAATAGCAACAATGACTTCTGATTTAAGCTGTAGTAGATGAATCCATGTATAATGACTAAAATCATCTACAATAGTCAAGAAGTAGCATTTCTTATCATAAGTAGCAACTTTATAAGGGCCCGAAAGATCCATATGAACAAGAGCAAAAAGGAATTCAGTTCTAGAATTGCTAGTAGGAAATACTAGTCTAGCTTGCTTAGCTAGTGGGAAAACAGAACACTTATTCAATACTTCATTATTTACAGCACTTTCTAAGTTCATACACTTCATAACAGTTGGTGAGGGATGTCCAAGCCTAATATGCCATAGTCTGCAGTCTTCTCCTTTTACTGCAGCAGCCAACCTCTGATTCTTGACCTTATTTTTGCCAATTGCTTCTCTCAACATGTACAGTCCAGCATTTTTCTTACCAATCCTCTTCACCCTGCCACTGTAAAGGTCCTGAAACAAGACAAAGTCAAGAAAGAAATTGACTAAACATGAGAGCTGCCTGGTTACCTTTGATACTGACAACAAATTGAATTTGAAGTCAGGTATGAATAATACATCACTAATGGACTCAGTTCCAAACAAACAAGATTCACTAACACACGAGATTGTAACCTTATCTCCTGCAGGCAGACTATCCTTAAAGGCTTTCCTAATATGAGTTTCATCTTTCAATAAGTTTTCAGTTGCTGCTATGTGGTTTGTAGCACCTGAATCGACAATCCATTCATTTGCAAAGCTGCTAGTCATTAAGCAAGTAGCAATACCTATCATATTAGCTTGAGCATCATTGTTGTCTTTGCTTAGCAGTCCCAGAATTTGTTTGTATTGATCCTCAGTGAAGTATGGTCCTTTTCCAGCTAAAGTAGTCTGTAAATCAGCACTTGTTGAAGAACTTTGGAATTGAACCTCAACACTTGCAGCATTTCCACGTACATTATTCACAACATTGATAGATTGTTGATTTCCAAACTGTCCTCCAAAATTGTCATTACCTCTACGAGGCTGTCCACCAAAGTTGCTATTATTAAACTTCATCTTTCCTTTAAAATCTTCAGGATATCCTATGATTTTGTAACAGTTTTCCTTTGTGTGACCTCTAAGCCCACAGTGCTCACACTGCATAAAGGGCTTTTTTCCCATGTAACCTTGACCCCTGCCAACTTGCATTGCCATAGGATCAATTTTTTCATTCAAACCAGAAGATGAGTATTGGGACTCATCCTCAATTACCATAGCATACGCCTGATTAAGAGATGGCTCATTTGATTGTAGCAAAATTTATCTCCTAGCTTGGTCATAAGAGTCATTTAGGCCACTTAGAAATTGTAGCAACCTTTGTTGTTGTAAGTGTTCAGCATACTCTCTTGAATTAGAGGCATGTACCATGGCATCATACTCATTCCACAAACCTTTCAACTTAGTGAAGTAAGTAGAAATAGAGTTTGTACCTTGAGATAGAGTAGCAATAACTCTGTGAATCTAAAAAATTCTCATGCGATTGACCTTGTCAACCCCTTCTCTTAGATCTTCCCAGACCATATGAGCatttgaagcatacgcaattccACTAAGGAGCTCTGTCGATACTGTGTTCATGAGCCATGAGAGAACAATTGCATTACACGTTTCCCACTGTTCAAGCAATTCAGTCTCACATGACTCCTTTGAGCAGGTGCCAGTCACAACCCCTAGCTTTCTCATCCCCAATAATGTGATCTTCATCGTCCTGCTCCAAAGACCATATTTCTCTGATCCTGTTAACTTCACAGGGATTAGAACAATGCAGGGGTATCGGATGGACCAAGGTATAGTGGATGTGTATAGGAGATTGCTGTTTCTACCATTGAAGAATTCAATTTTCAAAAAAACGCTCAGTGAATGAAGGATCGATAGACTCAAGGATGTTGTAGATTACACTGATAAATATGCACAGATTATCAGTAGCTCCCGCTCTGATACTATGTCAAAAACAGTGCTAATCTGCACTTGGAGCCTCAAGCTCGACAAGTCCTCTAATGGAGGAAGCTTCTAGAGAGAAGAATAAGAGAGCATTTTGGATAAAATGAGTGTATATCTTCATTAGCAAATCCTCGAGAAGACTATATACAAAGCTATACAAAGCTCCACTAACTCCACTAACTAACTTTTAACTTACCAATAGGTCGCTGCCACGTCACCTCTAACTAACCAATCTGTTAACTAACTATCAACTAACAAACTATTAACAGACTATCACTAACAACTAACAATACAAatcataataaaaatatataaaaatagacTCTCTGCAGGTAAGCGAGTTAATCACTACGACATCAGTCAAGAATTTAACACGTAGCATTTAGAGTACCCGTTTACACATCAGCTCTAAAGATTTCCCATTTACCAAACACCCAGACCCAGCACCAAATCAATTCTTCATCTAAAACTAAACaaaatcatgaatgcaacattttGTCTAGATTGTACATGAAAAATGTTTtaaatacaaatgctcaaaatattTACTCCTATCAAAGTCTTTAAATAATCAGAAACTTGTTAAATTTACGGTGTGTAGGGTCTCACAACATATTCCTGTAAGAAAAAAGGATTAAGAGACACATAAGGAAAAGGGGAtgtttctattttctttttcGGGTTTTTGTGGGAGACCCATTGGGTGGCTGGTGGAAGTTTTTAGATCAAAATAACAGTCTTTCTTGCCGAAGCTACCAAAAGCAAATCTTATCTGCCGCAATacaaaaacataatatttaactTGATTCGATCAATTAAGTTATATCTATGGGTAGAAATGAACATCCAAATCCAAAAGAGTACAAAAACATCCGAAGAATAATCTCATAAAATTAGATTCGGAGGAGTGATTATCTCATAAAAAAATTCTCCCTAAACAAAAAAGGCAATCAGATGCACGAAGCATCCTAAATTCACACAGGGTCCGCGGAAAGGACGCACCTCGAGTGTGTGTGATGTAGGCGACCTATCTTAGTTCAAGTATTAGTGAGTGGTCATAGGGAgataactttaccgttgctccaaggctcctcTTCAAATTTTCTCCCTAACCAAAATTCGGTAATACCCTTATCTTATATTTGAACTCAATTTTCTTAGCACATTCTAATGTAAAACTTTGTTCACACGTCTAATAACAAGAAACGGGACATTTGTGTATtgctccctccgtttcaatttatgtgaacctaattGACTcgacacaaagtttaagaaaaaagagaagacttttgaacttgtgtaaaatgaggcacatatattttgtgtggctgtaaatcattgcataaaggtaaattatttttaaatatggaaagtgtcattctttttggcatggacaaaaaaaaagaaaatcggtttacataaattgaaacggggaGTAACTCTTGTGCAAGAAAAATGTACGAGTACTGTTGTGCTTACTATGGTTATATCTACATGTACATAATAGATATGTATCTATTATTGCATGTATGTATAAAAAGATCGATACAAAGAAAGGTCTGAGAACAAAAAGGGGTTTTGTGCTTTTGTGAGTTTCAGACTTTGAGTTGTTGGGGAGAGAAGAAAAAAATGGGAAGGGGTAGGGTTGAGCTTAAGAGAATAGAGAACAAGATCAACAGGCAAGTGACCTTCGCTAAGAGAAGAAATGGACTTTTGAAAAAAGCTTATGAGCTTTCTGTTCTTTGTGATGCTGAGGTTGCTCTGATCATCTTCTCCAATAGGGGAAAACTGTACGAGTTCTGCAGTAGCTCTAGGTATATATTTTTACAAGAAacaaaaaatgaatatattacGTATAGCTATCTATATCTATGTACACATACATATAGTCCTTTTTTCTCTCTGTAGATTCTGTTtccttgttgttgttttgagatcTAAATAAGTATAGGAGATTTTGTGAGAAGTGATAAAAGTATTTCTCTTTTTTTCTGTGTAGAGTGTATTTACCATTTTTGTGAATGTTTTGGAGTGTATAGGACTTTGTGCTTGTGGGTGTTGTTAGATCTGCAAGAGGAAAccatgaaaagaagataaaatttctATATCTATGTTGATTTTCTGTGTTGAGGGGTTGTGGTTTCTTGCTAGCTAGTCTCCTCCATTTTGTGTTCTTTCTACTCATTTTGATTGGCTTTTTTATTTCCCCTTTGACCTCATAAACAAAATTAAATAGTGCTCTTTGCAGCGAAAATGGTCTGATATATTGCCTGTTGATAATATCTATAAAGCTCTTGAGCTATGTAcagtttcttcttcttttaccaTTTTCTTTACCTTCAAATTAAAGAAGCATTTCTTGAAACTTATTCTGCTAAAATTTTAAACGTTGAGGCTGTTGTTGGTAAAAGCTTAAGTTTTAGTCTACATCTCTAATTCATTCGGCTGTTTCTTTGGAAATATTCCACTAATAAATTTAGGGTTCACTTTTAAATGCATCAATATAGCTTTTGGATCGTGTTGGTCACAAAGTTCCTACCTTTAGGGGTTTTTTCAACCCTAATTTTTTCCTTTATCTGAACTTGTTTCTAATTTTTTGTTCTGATCATTTACTCTTGATGGAACATCTTCAAGCTTggattctcttcttcttctttttctttatgctttttagttttttttttcttaaagccATTGCCGTAGCATTTCTTTTTCACCCTTTCTCTGAAATCTCAAAAGCAGCTAAAAACTGGACTTTAATCAATTTGGTTCGCTGGTTACTCCGGAGCTCTTTGATGGACAGCCCTTCAAAAATCAAGATATtggaatctctctctctctctctctctagtctTAAGAGAATTTGACTTGATGTTAATTATCAGCTTATTTATCTAGATTGTCGATCTCTAAGTCTTCACTTCTTTTGCTAGGATGAAACAATCTTATATCCAGTCACACTGGAAGTCTTTTGGTTTATTTCCTAATCTCTCTGAAAATCTTTCAAACGTGATTTTACATTACTAGGATATAGAGAGGGAAATGAAAAGTGACGGCTACGCGAAAAACAAGTCTGAGATGAAAAGAAGTATTCGGTTGTGTTTAAATCTGTGTAAGAATGCAAAAAACTTTTCAGATTTTCTGAGGGTTGAAAATCAGGTACCAAGTTAACAAGATGAAAAAATATAGATCTATTATTAACTTCATAATGAAAACGAATACACATATTTTGCTTTAGGATTATCTAATTGTATTGTGAACTGAAGAATCATAAGCTTGTGACAATGAAACAGCATGCTCAAGACATTAGAGAGGTACCAGAAGTGCAACTACGGAGCACCAGAGACCAATATATCCACACGAGAAGCACTGGTAAATGTTTATCTTCCAACTAATTCTTCTTTAATTAGTGAGTGTTCTTGCTATTAGGACATAATTACGGTTGTTCATTTCAAGAAAGTTTCCATCTCTATATGTTAGAATGATTTAAAAAAACACTATAGGTTGAATAGCAATTATTATCgaggaaaaaataatttaatttaacaaTCCAACTTCCTTCCCCTTTTATATTTTTGCAAGGTTAGAGAGATTAACAATAGTTTAAGAACAGAAAGATATTGTAATGTGAAGGGAATGAAAACTGGGTAGTGAAGAATATCCTTCAAAGTTTTCATTATTTTGAAACCAAACATAGGGTTTAAAATAACGGATCTATAAAGAAAAGATTTATTCCATCCAAGTCATGAAAAAAGTCCTATCCATTGTGTGTTTGACAAAGAAGTGTCCCAAAATTCCAATGATCCCTGCCACTCAATACAAAATCATAttccctccgtcccaatttatgtgatacCTTTTGACATGACATGAAgttcaaaaaataaaagaaagagtaTACTTGTACTCTAAAATAAGCGTtaaatatttgtgtgattataaataattttttaagcaTAAAATGAAAAAtcttaaaattaaattaattttaaacatAAAAAGTTGACATTTGATGTAATATAATAAAAAGAAAAGGTACCACATAAATTTAGACAAAAGGGGGTAATAAAAATAAGGGAACACTTGGATTCCAAGGGAACAAATCAAGAAGTTTTAAATTTGTGAAGTCATTTGGATGGACAAAAATCAACCTTTTTATAGTGAAAAGCTGCTATCTGAGCATTTGAGATTTTGATCTGCATAGAGGTTTTTAAATCCAAATGAAGGGTTATATCAAGTCCTATGAATATAGCTATTTACACTgacatttcagttcctttttattTTCCCAGCAGAATACAATGATCATATCCATTTTTGACTTGCTGCACTATATGAAAACCAATAATCTGTATTTGGTATATGCAACCGTTGGAACTATGTCATTTTGAAACCAAATTTATACTCCACTGTTCCATAGTTGTTGGGCGTTGATCCTTGTTATATGAAACTTAatatatgggggggggggggggggtttcttTCTAGTGAACAAATATTGGGATCGGATAAAGATGAAGATAAGGATGGATGATAAATTTAATACAATATTTTGTAACTACATTATATCCTATCTTATATATAAATTGTTGCAATCCTAGCTGCTCACTTGTACATGTATATTAAGAGAAATATAACGTAAGTTAGTAATATATTTTCTCATGTTCTTTCTTATGAGTTATGTTATAGTATCAGAGCCATTGTCTTCCGGCTTCACTAAGCATGCATGTCAAAGCACACAAAGAAATCCTTTCcatcttttccttccttgttacccTTATTCATTTTATCATTCGGACTTCTCTCAATTATGCTCACCACTTTATTTCTATAAAACTAACATCTACCAATTTTGTCTTTTGGAACTCTCTGCCAGTAGCATTCTTAAGAGGCCAAAAATCTTGGTTGTCACATGAGATTTCCCTTGCCCAGTTGCCCTCCCTTCACGTCCAAGTTGATGGAAGTGATGAATTTCAACCTAACCCTGAGTATGATCATCACCGGATCCAACAAGACCAACTAATCATGAGTCTTCTTATCTCTTCATTATCTGAACAAGTCATACCTTTTTAAATGGGAGTAATTAGAACTTGTCAGAAGAAATATCGTAAGTATCATAACATGAATAATCTAGTGACGTGAATTTTGAAGGTGCTAGAGAGTGTGTTCTAGAgacattaacaacaacaacaacaacccagtataatctcactaatggggtgtagagagggtagtgtgtacgcaaaccttacccctaccctggggtagagaggctgtttccgatagactctcggctccctccctccaagaattttccaccttgctcttggggtgactcgaactcacaacctcttggttgaaagtggatactgcttaccactagagcaacccactcttgtaaGTGTTCTAGAGACATTGCTGGAAAGTATTTCAATCTAGTAGACCATTTATTATTGCCAATGGTTACAGGAAATAAGTAGCCAACAAGAGTACTTGAAGCTTAAAGCACGTTATGAAGCATTACAGCGATCACAGAGGTATATAACAATGGTATTGAGAAGAAagcttcatttactttcttcaTTTATGAAATGTGTTTTAGCTAAAAGAACGCTTTCTGATGTTGTGTCAATAGGAATCTTCTTGGTGAAGATCTAGGCCCTTTGAATAGCAAGGAACTTGAATCACTTGAGAGGCAGCTTGATATGTCACTGAAACAGATTCGATCAACTCGGGTAAATTTGACATATAGCTAATCAATAATTATGGTACTAAAATATTGTTTGAGTAGAACTGGTATTAAACAATTATTTTATATTACCAAAACAAATGAAAGAATTGATAATCTTTTAGATTTGTTCCAATGGTCCGATCATTTTCAGtaaatatgtgtgtgtgtatatatatatatatatatattttattttttatttttttttattttttttgctagCTGCATGGTCATTAACTCATAAGCACTTGCACTGACCACTAGTCTCCAATTTTCCAGACTCAGTTAATGTTGGATCAACTTACAGATCTTCAGAGAAAGGTACATAAGTTTATTTTGATCATTCCTGACTAGTAAAAAGAATCATTGTGTTTTCCTAAGCTACTTAAAGTCATCATTATATGGCGACGATCTTCCATGTGGCAGGAACATGCATTAAACGAAGCAAATAGAACCTTGAAACAAAGGGTAAGTGCAATTTCCCTTCTTTTCCCCCTTCCTAGGTAACGCAATTACTACTGAATTGTTGCTACAGCTTAAAACAAAGGGGTTTCGTGTGAGTGTGTTTGAGGGAAATGACGAGAAAGGAATAGTTTAATTTCTATATATACACTAACAGTTAATCGTCTGTAAATTAAAAGAGATGAATAATCTAATAACTAAAATAGGTTACCTGTTGCATGTTAAATACACTAGTAGTGTAAAACATTGTACAGTCGATGTATGTAAATTAAATTCACGAATTAATTGCGATGTCTTACTTATTGATCCCGTCACTAAACTCTCATTGGAAGTGACGGTTTCGCCAACAGAAACAATAATTAACGTTTCTTCTCTTAGTCATAGTTGTTTCATGAGAATATGAGCTGTTGTATATGCAGTCGTCTTCACTTGGTTATATGAGGGTTTGGAATGGTTTAATTTGCAGTTGATGGAAGGAAGCCAACTAAATCTGCAGTGGCAGCAAAATGCACAAGATGTGGGCTACGGCCGGCAAACAACTCAAACTCAGGGCGATGGCTTTTTTCATCCTTTGGAATGTGAACCCACTTTGCAAATTGGGTACGTTCTCAATATTTTGGATCTTTTTCAGTTTGCTTTTTAAAGCATTCATGGGGCACTTTGACTATCATAAAGATTAAGAGGTAAATATTCAATATTCTGCTGCGTGAGATAAATTAAGTACGTCGTATTATTAAAATTGTGATATATTTAGTTGAAAAGCTGCCGCGAATAATACCATTTCATATTGGAAGAAATTCATCATCCGATATGATGAAGTTGACCTCGCAGAGGGTAATTATGTTCGCTATGTTGCATTCTATGCTATACAATCTATCATTTGTTCAAAGTAACTGTAGAGTATGTGCCACTTCATCTAAATTCTTCaaaatataccaaaaattatAACTATTGTACCAAATATTCCACTCATATTTGAGGACATGTAACATTATATATAGAGTGATTGTTACGTTTACTTTAACAACTGATTTAAAGTAAATGAAAATTCGTTACTTGACCTAAGTTCTATACTTACATTTCTTTTTTCAAATATTGGCAGGTATCAGAATGATCCAATTATAACAGTAGG is drawn from Nicotiana tomentosiformis chromosome 12, ASM39032v3, whole genome shotgun sequence and contains these coding sequences:
- the LOC104096187 gene encoding agamous-like MADS-box protein AGL9 homolog isoform X1, translating into MGRGRVELKRIENKINRQVTFAKRRNGLLKKAYELSVLCDAEVALIIFSNRGKLYEFCSSSSMLKTLERYQKCNYGAPETNISTREALEISSQQEYLKLKARYEALQRSQRNLLGEDLGPLNSKELESLERQLDMSLKQIRSTRTQLMLDQLTDLQRKEHALNEANRTLKQRLMEGSQLNLQWQQNAQDVGYGRQTTQTQGDGFFHPLECEPTLQIGYQNDPIITVGGAGPSVNNYMAGWLP
- the LOC104096187 gene encoding agamous-like MADS-box protein AGL9 homolog isoform X2 codes for the protein MGRGRVELKRIENKINRQVTFAKRRNGLLKKAYELSVLCDAEVALIIFSNRGKLYEFCSSSSMLKTLERYQKCNYGAPETNISTREALEISSQQEYLKLKARYEALQRSQRNLLGEDLGPLNSKELESLERQLDMSLKQIRSTRTQLMLDQLTDLQRKEHALNEANRTLKQRLMEGSQLNLQWQQNAQDVGYGRQTTQTQGDGFFHPLECEPTLQIGYNDPIITVGGAGPSVNNYMAGWLP